The genomic stretch CCTGTACTATGAATTATTTCACAGGGTATTCTGGGAGTAGGAAGACCTCCTAACTGTTCAGGACATACTGGTATTATATTTTTTCCCTTTGCTAATTCTAATATATCATATTTTAGGTTGTTTTTTCCATTATATTTACAATTTACACCCAAAAGACATGCACTTATTAAAATCATTTTTATTCTCCTATTTTAAAGTTACTATAGTAGCTCCAGTTCCACCTTCACTAAAACCACCAATTCTAAACTTATCCACGTGCTTGTGCTTCTTTAACAACTGGGTAATACCTGCTCTTAGTATCCCCGTTCCCTTACCATGGATAATAGTCACTTCTGATAAATTGGCAATATAAGCATCATCTAAATATTTATCCGTTTCTACTAAAGCATCTTCTAGGTTTTGTCCCCTTAAATCCAAACTAGTCTTTACATTTGATTGTTTAGATTTATAGATTTTACCTATTCCGCTTTTCTTAACAGACTTTTTCTTGTTCTTATCCTTTTGTAGATTCTTCACATTAACATTTATTTTCATTATTCCTGCTTGTACAGTTAAATCTCCATTGGCATCTGGTTTCGTTAAAACAGTTCCTTGCTGATTTAACGAAAGGATTATAACATCATCTCCAACCTTTACATCCCTTGGAGTTAAATTGCTAAGTTCCGTATTTAAATCAAGACCATCTTCAAGTCCATTTAAACTAGTTCTTAACTTCTTTCTCATCTCTTCTATTTTTCTATTCTTATCTTTCTCGCTTTGAGCATTGTGAAGATCTCTTAATTCTTTTATTATGCTATCGGCTTCTTCCTTTGCTTCTCTTAATAACTTTCTTGCTTCTTCCCTTGCTTCCCTTAAGACACTTTCCCTTTGATGCTTTAATTTGTCCTTTTTAGTTTCGAATTGTTCCTTTTCCTTCTCTATTTGAATCTTTAATCTAGCAGCCTCGTCCCTTTCTTCCTGAGCAACCCTTTTATCCTTCTCAATAGTCTGAAGTATTTCTTCAAATTCAATATTTTCTCTTGTAAGTAAGGTTCTAGCCCTGTTTACAATGTAATCACTCAAACCTAATCTCTTTGATATTTCAAAGGCATTAGATTTTCCTGGAACTCCAATTAAAAGCTTGTATGTGGGACTTAAAGTCTGTACGTCAAATTCCACGGAAGCATTTTCTACTAAATCTGTAGTTAAGGCATATTCCTTAATCTCCGTATAATGGGTAGTAGCTATAGTCTTACTCTTAAAAGAGGCTAAATAGTCTAATATGGAAATGGCCAGTGCTGCCCCTTCTGTCGGATCTGTACCTGCACCTAATTCATCTAATAAAACCAGGGCATTTTCCTCCACGTGGTCTAGTATATCTACAATATTGCTCATATGACCTGAGAAAGTACTTAAGCTCTGTTCGATACTTTGTTCATCACCAATATCTGCAAAGACCTGTTTAAACACAGACATTCTTGTTCCATACTGGGCAGGTACATGTAGTCCACATTGGGTCATTATGGTTAAAAGTCCTACAGTCTTTAGTGTTACAGTCTTACCACCCGTATTAGGACCTGTAATAACTAAAGTATTAAATTCGTCTCCAATCCATATATTACTTGGTACAACGGTCTCCTTATCAAGTAATGGATGACGACCATTTTTGATTCTTATAAAACCATAATCATTTACTTCTGGCTCTATGGCATTCATATGTACTGCTAATTTTCCCTTTGCAAATATGAAATCTAACTTCTTTAATATTTCTTGATTAGCTAATATTTCGTCCTTTTTATCTGCCACCATGACCGTAAGTTCTAATAATATTCTTTCTATTTCTGATTTTTCTTGAAGCTTTAATTCCTTTAGTTTGTTATTAAGTTCTACTATGGCCATAGGCTCTATAAACAAAGTAGCTCCTGATGAAGATTGGTCATGGATTAAGCCTGGCACATTGGCTCTATATTCTTGCTTTACAGGTATAACATATCTATCGTCCCTCATGGTTATTATACTATCTTGAAGGTACTTTTGCTTTGATGTGGAAGATATCATGGAGTTTAATCTACTTCTAATAGCACCATTTTTATTTTCAATTTCTCGTCTTATATGTTTAAGTGTTGATGATGCATTATCAGAAATTTGATTTTCACCAATTATACACATATCAATCTTATCTTCTATATACTTAAAAGTATTAAGAGCACCAGTGTAACCACTTAAACGTTCATAGGCATTATCCTCACTAGCTTCCTTTATAAAACTTCTCATCCTTCTAGCAGCCCTTAGGGTATCGCATACTTCTAATAGCTGACCTGTATATAGGGCAGATCCAATTTCAGCCCTTTTAAGATACATTAATAGATCATGTATTCCACCTAAATTAGGATTTCCTCTTCTTATAATCAAACTAGTGGCCTCTGCCGTTTCCTCTTGCATGTTTTTTACCTCATCTATGTGAGTAGACGGCTCAAGCTTGTCTACTAAGTCTTTACCTAAACTAGATGTGGCCTTTGACTTTAACATTTCTTTAATTTTTGGAAATTCTAGTACATTTAAAGTCTTTTTATTCATGTTCCCTCTCCTTACTCTACGCCTCTAAAGAAATGACCTTTTGTTATTCCTTTATTTTTTACTGCATATATTTTATCTCTACATTGGTCTATTTTGCCATTTATAACCCCAGTGTATATATCCATTATGTCTTTCACTTCTTCCCTTGATTCTGTAGTAAAGTCTAACCTTAAATTTCTTCCTCCAGATTTAATTATCTTATTTAAGTCTTCTGCCACAAACAAAGGAATTCCATTTAGT from Anaeromicrobium sediminis encodes the following:
- a CDS encoding endonuclease MutS2, translated to MNKKTLNVLEFPKIKEMLKSKATSSLGKDLVDKLEPSTHIDEVKNMQEETAEATSLIIRRGNPNLGGIHDLLMYLKRAEIGSALYTGQLLEVCDTLRAARRMRSFIKEASEDNAYERLSGYTGALNTFKYIEDKIDMCIIGENQISDNASSTLKHIRREIENKNGAIRSRLNSMISSTSKQKYLQDSIITMRDDRYVIPVKQEYRANVPGLIHDQSSSGATLFIEPMAIVELNNKLKELKLQEKSEIERILLELTVMVADKKDEILANQEILKKLDFIFAKGKLAVHMNAIEPEVNDYGFIRIKNGRHPLLDKETVVPSNIWIGDEFNTLVITGPNTGGKTVTLKTVGLLTIMTQCGLHVPAQYGTRMSVFKQVFADIGDEQSIEQSLSTFSGHMSNIVDILDHVEENALVLLDELGAGTDPTEGAALAISILDYLASFKSKTIATTHYTEIKEYALTTDLVENASVEFDVQTLSPTYKLLIGVPGKSNAFEISKRLGLSDYIVNRARTLLTRENIEFEEILQTIEKDKRVAQEERDEAARLKIQIEKEKEQFETKKDKLKHQRESVLREAREEARKLLREAKEEADSIIKELRDLHNAQSEKDKNRKIEEMRKKLRTSLNGLEDGLDLNTELSNLTPRDVKVGDDVIILSLNQQGTVLTKPDANGDLTVQAGIMKINVNVKNLQKDKNKKKSVKKSGIGKIYKSKQSNVKTSLDLRGQNLEDALVETDKYLDDAYIANLSEVTIIHGKGTGILRAGITQLLKKHKHVDKFRIGGFSEGGTGATIVTLK